One Elephas maximus indicus isolate mEleMax1 chromosome 18, mEleMax1 primary haplotype, whole genome shotgun sequence genomic region harbors:
- the LOC126061663 gene encoding uncharacterized protein LOC126061663 isoform X6, with the protein MTPEGAVMTLVEERDVYAGNSYRCAQATVTGVPRQQLQVCPGNSYRCAQATVTGVPRHQSQVCPDNSCRCAQTAIAGVPRQQSQVCPDTSRRCAQTTVAGVPRQQSQVCPGNSRRCAQTPVAGVPRQQSQVCPGNSRRCAQATVAGVPRQQSQVCPGNSRRCAQATVAGVPRQQSQVCPGNSRRCAQATVAGVPRHQLQVCPDTSCRCAQTTVTGVPRQQLQVCPGNSYRCAQTPVAGVPRQQLQVCPGTSYRCAQTTVTGVPRQQSQVCPGNSRRCAQAPVAGRHQLQVCPDNSYRCAQTTVAGVPRQQLQVCPGNSYRCAQATVAGVPRQQLQVCPGNSYRCAQATVTGVPRQESGHKPIRTVAKNTEEGMVFHAGDYGSR; encoded by the exons atgacccctgagggagctgtgATGACTTTGGTAGAGGAGAGAGACGTGTATGCAGGCAACAGTTACAGGTGTGCCCAGGCAACAGTTACAGGTGTGCCCAGGCAACAGTTACAGGTGTGCCCAGGCAACAGTTACAGGTGTGCCCAGGCAACAGTTACAGGTGTGCCCAGACACCAGTCGCAGGTGTGCCCAGACAACAGCTGCAGGTGTGCCCAGACAGCAATCGCAGGTGTGCCCAGGCAACAGTCACAGGTGTGCCCAGACACCAGTCGCAGGTGTGCCCAGACAACAGTCGCAGGTGTGCCCAGGCAACAGTCGCAGGTGTGCCCAGGCAACAGTCGCAGGTGTGCCCAGACACCAGTCGCAGGTGTGCCCAGGCAACAGTCGCAGGTGTGCCCAGGCAACAGTCGCAG GTGTGCCCAGGCAACAGTCGCAGGTGTGCCCAGGCAACAGTCGCAGGTGTGCCCAGGCAACAGTCGCAGGTGTGCCCAGGCAACAGTCGCAGGTGTGCCCAGGCAACAGTCGCAGGTGTGCCCAGGCAACAGTCGCAGGTGTGCCCAGGCAACAGTCGCAGGTGTGCCCAGACACCAGTTGCAGGTGTGCCCAGACACCAGTTGCAGGTGTGCCCAGACAACAGTTACAGGTGTGCCCAGGCAACAGTTACAGGTGTGCCCAGGCAACAGTTACAGGTGTGCCCAGACACCAGTTGCAGGTGTGCCCAGGCAACAGTTGCAGGTGTGCCCAGGAACCAGTTACAGGTGTGCCCAGACAACAGTCACAGGTGTGCCCAGGCAACAGTCGCAGGTGTGCCCAGGCAACAGTCGCAGGTGTGCCCAGGCACCAGTTGCAGGCAGACACCAGTTACAGGTGTGCCCAGACAACAGTTACAGGTGTGCCCAGACAACAGTTGCAGGTGTGCCCAGGCAACAGTTGCAGGTGTGCCCAGGCAACAGTTACAGGTGTGCCCAGGCAACAGTTGCAGGTGTGCCCAGACAGCAGTTACAGGTGTGCCCAGGCAACAGTTACAGGTGTGCCCAGGCAACAGTTACAGGTGTGCCCAGGCAAGAGTCAGGCCACAAGCCAATAAGAACTGTGGCCAAGAACACAGAGGAAGGGATGGTGTTCCATGCTGGTGATTATGGAAGCAGGTAG
- the LOC126061663 gene encoding SCO-spondin-like isoform X2 produces the protein MTPEGAVMTLVEERDVYAGNSYRCAQATVTGVPRQQLQVCPGNSYRCAQATVTGVPRHQSQVCPDNSCRCAQTAIAGVPRQQSQVCPDTSRRCAQTTVAGVPRQQSQVCPGNSRRCAQTPVAGVPRQQSQVCPGNSRRCAQTTVAGVPRQQSQVCPDNSCRCAQTPVAGVTRHQSQVCPGNSRRCAQATVAGVPRQQSQVCPGNSRRCAQATVAGVPRQQSQVCPGNSRRCAQATVAGVPRHQLQVCPDTSCRCAQTPVAGVPRQQLQVCPGTSYRCAQTTVTGVPRQQSQVCPGNSRRCAQAPVAGRHQLQVCPDNSYRCAQTTVAGVPRQQLQVCPGNSYRCAQATVAGVPRQQLQVCPGNSYRCAQATVTGVPRQESGHKPIRTVAKNTEEGMVFHAGDYGSR, from the exons atgacccctgagggagctgtgATGACTTTGGTAGAGGAGAGAGACGTGTATGCAGGCAACAGTTACAGGTGTGCCCAGGCAACAGTTACAGGTGTGCCCAGGCAACAGTTACAGGTGTGCCCAGGCAACAGTTACAGGTGTGCCCAGGCAACAGTTACAGGTGTGCCCAGACACCAGTCGCAGGTGTGCCCAGACAACAGCTGCAGGTGTGCCCAGACAGCAATCGCAGGTGTGCCCAGGCAACAGTCACAGGTGTGCCCAGACACCAGTCGCAGGTGTGCCCAGACAACAGTCGCAGGTGTGCCCAGGCAACAGTCGCAGGTGTGCCCAGGCAACAGTCGCAGGTGTGCCCAGACACCAGTCGCAGGTGTGCCCAGGCAACAGTCGCAGGTGTGCCCAGGCAACAGTCGCAGGTGTGCCCAGACAACAGTCGCAGGTGTGCCCAGACAACAGTCGCAGGTGTGCCCAGACAACAGTTGCAGGTGTGCCCAGACACCAGTCGCAGGTGTGACCAGACACCAGTCGCAGGTGTGCCCAGGCAACAGTCGCAGGTGTGCCCAGGCAACAGTCGCAGGTGTGCCCAGGCAACAGTCGCAGGTGTGCCCAGGCAACAGTCGCAGGTGTGCCCAGGCAACAGTCGCAGGTGTGCCCAGGCAACAGTCGCAGGTGTGCCCAGGCAACAGTCGCAGGTGTGCCCAGGCAACAGTCGCAGGTGTGCCCAGACACCAGTTGCAGGTGTGCCCAGACACCAGTTGCAG GTGTGCCCAGACACCAGTTGCAGGTGTGCCCAGGCAACAGTTGCAGGTGTGCCCAGGAACCAGTTACAGGTGTGCCCAGACAACAGTCACAGGTGTGCCCAGGCAACAGTCGCAGGTGTGCCCAGGCAACAGTCGCAGGTGTGCCCAGGCACCAGTTGCAGGCAGACACCAGTTACAGGTGTGCCCAGACAACAGTTACAGGTGTGCCCAGACAACAGTTGCAGGTGTGCCCAGGCAACAGTTGCAGGTGTGCCCAGGCAACAGTTACAGGTGTGCCCAGGCAACAGTTGCAGGTGTGCCCAGACAGCAGTTACAGGTGTGCCCAGGCAACAGTTACAGGTGTGCCCAGGCAACAGTTACAGGTGTGCCCAGGCAAGAGTCAGGCCACAAGCCAATAAGAACTGTGGCCAAGAACACAGAGGAAGGGATGGTGTTCCATGCTGGTGATTATGGAAGCAGGTAG
- the LOC126061663 gene encoding uncharacterized protein LOC126061663 isoform X23 translates to MTPEGAVMTLVEERDVYAGNSYRCAQATVTGVPRQQLQVCPGNSYRCAQATVTGVPRHQSQVCPDNSCRCAQTAIAGVPRQQSQVCPDTSRRCAQTTVAGVPRQQSQVCPGNSRRCAQTPVAGVPRQQSQVCPGNSRRCAQATVAGVPRQQSQVCPGNSRRCAQATVAGVPRQQSQVCPGNSRRCAQATVAGVPRQQSQVCPGNSRRCAQAPVAGRHQLQVCPDNSYRCAQTTVAGVPRQQLQVCPGNSYRCAQATVAGVPRQQLQVCPGNSYRCAQATVTGVPRQESGHKPIRTVAKNTEEGMVFHAGDYGSR, encoded by the exons atgacccctgagggagctgtgATGACTTTGGTAGAGGAGAGAGACGTGTATGCAGGCAACAGTTACAGGTGTGCCCAGGCAACAGTTACAGGTGTGCCCAGGCAACAGTTACAGGTGTGCCCAGGCAACAGTTACAGGTGTGCCCAGGCAACAGTTACAGGTGTGCCCAGACACCAGTCGCAGGTGTGCCCAGACAACAGCTGCAGGTGTGCCCAGACAGCAATCGCAGGTGTGCCCAGGCAACAGTCACAGGTGTGCCCAGACACCAGTCGCAGGTGTGCCCAGACAACAGTCGCAGGTGTGCCCAGGCAACAGTCGCAGGTGTGCCCAGGCAACAGTCGCAGGTGTGCCCAGACACCAGTCGCAGGTGTGCCCAGGCAACAGTCGCAGGTGTGCCCAGGCAACAGTCGCAG GTGTGCCCAGGCAACAGTCGCAGGTGTGCCCAGGCAACAGTCGCAGGTGTGCCCAGGCAACAGTCGCAGGTGTGCCCAGGCAACAGTCGCAGGTGTGCCCAGGCAACAGTCGCAGGTGTGCCCAGGCAACAGTCGCAGGTGTGCCCAGGCAACAGTCGCAGGTGTGCCCAGGCAACAGTCGCAG GTGTGCCCAGGCAACAGTCGCAGGTGTGCCCAGGCACCAGTTGCAGGCAGACACCAGTTACAGGTGTGCCCAGACAACAGTTACAGGTGTGCCCAGACAACAGTTGCAGGTGTGCCCAGGCAACAGTTGCAGGTGTGCCCAGGCAACAGTTACAGGTGTGCCCAGGCAACAGTTGCAGGTGTGCCCAGACAGCAGTTACAGGTGTGCCCAGGCAACAGTTACAGGTGTGCCCAGGCAACAGTTACAGGTGTGCCCAGGCAAGAGTCAGGCCACAAGCCAATAAGAACTGTGGCCAAGAACACAGAGGAAGGGATGGTGTTCCATGCTGGTGATTATGGAAGCAGGTAG
- the LOC126061663 gene encoding uncharacterized protein LOC126061663 isoform X18, producing the protein MTPEGAVMTLVEERDVYAGNSYRCAQATVTGVPRQQLQVCPGNSYRCAQATVTGVPRHQSQVCPDNSCRCAQTAIAGVPRQQSQVCPDTSRRCAQTTVAGVPRQQSQVCPGNSRRCAQTPVAGVPRQQSQVCPGNSRRCAQTTVAGVPRQQSQVCPDNSCRCAQTTVTGVPRQQLQVCPGNSYRCAQTPVAGVPRQQLQVCPGTSYRCAQTTVTGVPRQQSQVCPGNSRRCAQAPVAGRHQLQVCPDNSYRCAQTTVAGVPRQQLQVCPGNSYRCAQATVAGVPRQQLQVCPGNSYRCAQATVTGVPRQESGHKPIRTVAKNTEEGMVFHAGDYGSR; encoded by the exons atgacccctgagggagctgtgATGACTTTGGTAGAGGAGAGAGACGTGTATGCAGGCAACAGTTACAGGTGTGCCCAGGCAACAGTTACAGGTGTGCCCAGGCAACAGTTACAGGTGTGCCCAGGCAACAGTTACAGGTGTGCCCAGGCAACAGTTACAGGTGTGCCCAGACACCAGTCGCAGGTGTGCCCAGACAACAGCTGCAGGTGTGCCCAGACAGCAATCGCAGGTGTGCCCAGGCAACAGTCACAGGTGTGCCCAGACACCAGTCGCAGGTGTGCCCAGACAACAGTCGCAGGTGTGCCCAGGCAACAGTCGCAGGTGTGCCCAGGCAACAGTCGCAGGTGTGCCCAGACACCAGTCGCAGGTGTGCCCAGGCAACAGTCGCAGGTGTGCCCAGGCAACAGTCGCAGGTGTGCCCAGACAACAGTCGCAGGTGTGCCCAGACAACAGTCGCAGGTGTGCCCAGACAACAGTTGCAG GTGTGCCCAGACAACAGTTACAGGTGTGCCCAGGCAACAGTTACAGGTGTGCCCAGGCAACAGTTACAGGTGTGCCCAGACACCAGTTGCAGGTGTGCCCAGGCAACAGTTGCAGGTGTGCCCAGGAACCAGTTACAGGTGTGCCCAGACAACAGTCACAGGTGTGCCCAGGCAACAGTCGCAGGTGTGCCCAGGCAACAGTCGCAGGTGTGCCCAGGCACCAGTTGCAGGCAGACACCAGTTACAGGTGTGCCCAGACAACAGTTACAGGTGTGCCCAGACAACAGTTGCAGGTGTGCCCAGGCAACAGTTGCAGGTGTGCCCAGGCAACAGTTACAGGTGTGCCCAGGCAACAGTTGCAGGTGTGCCCAGACAGCAGTTACAGGTGTGCCCAGGCAACAGTTACAGGTGTGCCCAGGCAACAGTTACAGGTGTGCCCAGGCAAGAGTCAGGCCACAAGCCAATAAGAACTGTGGCCAAGAACACAGAGGAAGGGATGGTGTTCCATGCTGGTGATTATGGAAGCAGGTAG
- the LOC126061663 gene encoding uncharacterized protein LOC126061663 isoform X17, which yields MTPEGAVMTLVEERDVYAGNSYRCAQATVTGVPRQQLQVCPGNSYRCAQATVTGVPRHQSQVCPDNSCRCAQTAIAGVPRQQSQVCPDTSRRCAQTTVAGVPRQQSQVCPGNSRRCAQTPVAGVPRQQSQVCPGNSRRCAQTTVAGVPRQQSQVCPDNSCRCAQTPVAGVTRHQSQVCPGNSRRCAQATVAGVPRQQSQVCPGNSRRCAQATVAGVPRQQSQVCPGNSRRCAQATVAGVPRHQLQVCPDTSCRCAQTTVTGVPRQQLQVCPGNSYRCAQATVAGVPRQQLQVCPGNSYRCAQATVTGVPRQESGHKPIRTVAKNTEEGMVFHAGDYGSR from the exons atgacccctgagggagctgtgATGACTTTGGTAGAGGAGAGAGACGTGTATGCAGGCAACAGTTACAGGTGTGCCCAGGCAACAGTTACAGGTGTGCCCAGGCAACAGTTACAGGTGTGCCCAGGCAACAGTTACAGGTGTGCCCAGGCAACAGTTACAGGTGTGCCCAGACACCAGTCGCAGGTGTGCCCAGACAACAGCTGCAGGTGTGCCCAGACAGCAATCGCAGGTGTGCCCAGGCAACAGTCACAGGTGTGCCCAGACACCAGTCGCAGGTGTGCCCAGACAACAGTCGCAGGTGTGCCCAGGCAACAGTCGCAGGTGTGCCCAGGCAACAGTCGCAGGTGTGCCCAGACACCAGTCGCAGGTGTGCCCAGGCAACAGTCGCAGGTGTGCCCAGGCAACAGTCGCAGGTGTGCCCAGACAACAGTCGCAGGTGTGCCCAGACAACAGTCGCAGGTGTGCCCAGACAACAGTTGCAGGTGTGCCCAGACACCAGTCGCAGGTGTGACCAGACACCAGTCGCAGGTGTGCCCAGGCAACAGTCGCAGGTGTGCCCAGGCAACAGTCGCAGGTGTGCCCAGGCAACAGTCGCAGGTGTGCCCAGGCAACAGTCGCAGGTGTGCCCAGGCAACAGTCGCAGGTGTGCCCAGGCAACAGTCGCAGGTGTGCCCAGGCAACAGTCGCAGGTGTGCCCAGGCAACAGTCGCAGGTGTGCCCAGACACCAGTTGCAGGTGTGCCCAGACACCAGTTGCAGGTGTGCCCAGACAACAGTTACAGGTGTGCCCAGGCAACAGTTACAGGTGTGCCCAGGCAACAGTTACAG GTGTGCCCAGGCAACAGTTGCAGGTGTGCCCAGACAGCAGTTACAGGTGTGCCCAGGCAACAGTTACAGGTGTGCCCAGGCAACAGTTACAGGTGTGCCCAGGCAAGAGTCAGGCCACAAGCCAATAAGAACTGTGGCCAAGAACACAGAGGAAGGGATGGTGTTCCATGCTGGTGATTATGGAAGCAGGTAG
- the LOC126061663 gene encoding uncharacterized protein LOC126061663 isoform X3, with translation MTPEGAVMTLVEERDVYAGNSYRCAQATVTGVPRQQLQVCPGNSYRCAQATVTGVPRHQSQVCPDNSCRCAQTAIAGVPRQQSQVCPDTSRRCAQTTVAGVPRQQSQVCPGNSRRCAQTPVAGVPRQQSQVCPDNSCRCAQTPVAGVTRHQSQVCPGNSRRCAQATVAGVPRQQSQVCPGNSRRCAQATVAGVPRQQSQVCPGNSRRCAQATVAGVPRHQLQVCPDTSCRCAQTTVTGVPRQQLQVCPGNSYRCAQTPVAGVPRQQLQVCPGTSYRCAQTTVTGVPRQQSQVCPGNSRRCAQAPVAGRHQLQVCPDNSYRCAQTTVAGVPRQQLQVCPGNSYRCAQATVAGVPRQQLQVCPGNSYRCAQATVTGVPRQESGHKPIRTVAKNTEEGMVFHAGDYGSR, from the exons atgacccctgagggagctgtgATGACTTTGGTAGAGGAGAGAGACGTGTATGCAGGCAACAGTTACAGGTGTGCCCAGGCAACAGTTACAGGTGTGCCCAGGCAACAGTTACAGGTGTGCCCAGGCAACAGTTACAGGTGTGCCCAGGCAACAGTTACAGGTGTGCCCAGACACCAGTCGCAGGTGTGCCCAGACAACAGCTGCAGGTGTGCCCAGACAGCAATCGCAGGTGTGCCCAGGCAACAGTCACAGGTGTGCCCAGACACCAGTCGCAGGTGTGCCCAGACAACAGTCGCAGGTGTGCCCAGGCAACAGTCGCAGGTGTGCCCAGGCAACAGTCGCAGGTGTGCCCAGACACCAGTCGCAG GTGTGCCCAGACAACAGTCGCAGGTGTGCCCAGACAACAGTTGCAGGTGTGCCCAGACACCAGTCGCAGGTGTGACCAGACACCAGTCGCAGGTGTGCCCAGGCAACAGTCGCAGGTGTGCCCAGGCAACAGTCGCAGGTGTGCCCAGGCAACAGTCGCAGGTGTGCCCAGGCAACAGTCGCAGGTGTGCCCAGGCAACAGTCGCAGGTGTGCCCAGGCAACAGTCGCAGGTGTGCCCAGGCAACAGTCGCAGGTGTGCCCAGGCAACAGTCGCAGGTGTGCCCAGACACCAGTTGCAGGTGTGCCCAGACACCAGTTGCAGGTGTGCCCAGACAACAGTTACAGGTGTGCCCAGGCAACAGTTACAGGTGTGCCCAGGCAACAGTTACAGGTGTGCCCAGACACCAGTTGCAGGTGTGCCCAGGCAACAGTTGCAGGTGTGCCCAGGAACCAGTTACAGGTGTGCCCAGACAACAGTCACAGGTGTGCCCAGGCAACAGTCGCAGGTGTGCCCAGGCAACAGTCGCAGGTGTGCCCAGGCACCAGTTGCAGGCAGACACCAGTTACAGGTGTGCCCAGACAACAGTTACAGGTGTGCCCAGACAACAGTTGCAGGTGTGCCCAGGCAACAGTTGCAGGTGTGCCCAGGCAACAGTTACAGGTGTGCCCAGGCAACAGTTGCAGGTGTGCCCAGACAGCAGTTACAGGTGTGCCCAGGCAACAGTTACAGGTGTGCCCAGGCAACAGTTACAGGTGTGCCCAGGCAAGAGTCAGGCCACAAGCCAATAAGAACTGTGGCCAAGAACACAGAGGAAGGGATGGTGTTCCATGCTGGTGATTATGGAAGCAGGTAG
- the LOC126061663 gene encoding uncharacterized protein LOC126061663 isoform X12, with protein sequence MQATVTGVPRQQLQVCPGNSYRCAQATVTGVPRQQLQVCPDTSRRCAQTPVAGVPRQQSQVCPGNSRRCAQTTVAGVPRQQSQVCPDNSCRCAQTPVAGVTRHQSQVCPGNSRRCAQATVAGVPRQQSQVCPGNSRRCAQATVAGVPRQQSQVCPGNSRRCAQATVAGVPRHQLQVCPDTSCRCAQTTVTGVPRQQLQVCPGNSYRCAQTPVAGVPRQQLQVCPGTSYRCAQTTVTGVPRQQSQVCPGNSRRCAQAPVAGRHQLQVCPDNSYRCAQTTVAGVPRQQLQVCPGNSYRCAQATVAGVPRQQLQVCPGNSYRCAQATVTGVPRQESGHKPIRTVAKNTEEGMVFHAGDYGSR encoded by the exons ATGCAGGCAACAGTTACAGGTGTGCCCAGGCAACAGTTACAGGTGTGCCCAGGCAACAGTTACAGGTGTGCCCAGGCAACAGTTACAGGTGTGCCCAGGCAACAGTTACAGGTGTGCCCAGACACCAGTCGCAG GTGTGCCCAGACACCAGTCGCAGGTGTGCCCAGGCAACAGTCGCAGGTGTGCCCAGGCAACAGTCGCAGGTGTGCCCAGACAACAGTCGCAGGTGTGCCCAGACAACAGTCGCAGGTGTGCCCAGACAACAGTTGCAGGTGTGCCCAGACACCAGTCGCAGGTGTGACCAGACACCAGTCGCAGGTGTGCCCAGGCAACAGTCGCAGGTGTGCCCAGGCAACAGTCGCAGGTGTGCCCAGGCAACAGTCGCAGGTGTGCCCAGGCAACAGTCGCAGGTGTGCCCAGGCAACAGTCGCAGGTGTGCCCAGGCAACAGTCGCAGGTGTGCCCAGGCAACAGTCGCAGGTGTGCCCAGGCAACAGTCGCAGGTGTGCCCAGACACCAGTTGCAGGTGTGCCCAGACACCAGTTGCAGGTGTGCCCAGACAACAGTTACAGGTGTGCCCAGGCAACAGTTACAGGTGTGCCCAGGCAACAGTTACAGGTGTGCCCAGACACCAGTTGCAGGTGTGCCCAGGCAACAGTTGCAGGTGTGCCCAGGAACCAGTTACAGGTGTGCCCAGACAACAGTCACAGGTGTGCCCAGGCAACAGTCGCAGGTGTGCCCAGGCAACAGTCGCAGGTGTGCCCAGGCACCAGTTGCAGGCAGACACCAGTTACAGGTGTGCCCAGACAACAGTTACAGGTGTGCCCAGACAACAGTTGCAGGTGTGCCCAGGCAACAGTTGCAGGTGTGCCCAGGCAACAGTTACAGGTGTGCCCAGGCAACAGTTGCAGGTGTGCCCAGACAGCAGTTACAGGTGTGCCCAGGCAACAGTTACAGGTGTGCCCAGGCAACAGTTACAGGTGTGCCCAGGCAAGAGTCAGGCCACAAGCCAATAAGAACTGTGGCCAAGAACACAGAGGAAGGGATGGTGTTCCATGCTGGTGATTATGGAAGCAGGTAG
- the LOC126061663 gene encoding SCO-spondin-like isoform X11 — protein MTPEGAVMTLVEERDVYAGNSYRCAQATVTGVPRQQLQVCPGNSYRCAQATVTGVPRHQSQVCPDNSCRCAQTAIAGVPRQQSQVCPDTSRRCAQTTVAGVPRQQSQVCPGNSRRCAQATVAGVPRQQSQVCPGNSRRCAQATVAGVPRQQSQVCPGNSRRCAQATVAGVPRHQLQVCPDTSCRCAQTTVTGVPRQQLQVCPGNSYRCAQTPVAGVPRQQLQVCPGTSYRCAQTTVTGVPRQQSQVCPGNSRRCAQAPVAGRHQLQVCPDNSYRCAQTTVAGVPRQQLQVCPGNSYRCAQATVAGVPRQQLQVCPGNSYRCAQATVTGVPRQESGHKPIRTVAKNTEEGMVFHAGDYGSR, from the exons atgacccctgagggagctgtgATGACTTTGGTAGAGGAGAGAGACGTGTATGCAGGCAACAGTTACAGGTGTGCCCAGGCAACAGTTACAGGTGTGCCCAGGCAACAGTTACAGGTGTGCCCAGGCAACAGTTACAGGTGTGCCCAGGCAACAGTTACAGGTGTGCCCAGACACCAGTCGCAGGTGTGCCCAGACAACAGCTGCAGGTGTGCCCAGACAGCAATCGCAGGTGTGCCCAGGCAACAGTCACAGGTGTGCCCAGACACCAGTCGCAGGTGTGCCCAGACAACAGTCGCAGGTGTGCCCAGGCAACAGTCGCAGGTGTGCCCAGGCAACAGTCGCAG GTGTGCCCAGGCAACAGTCGCAGGTGTGCCCAGGCAACAGTCGCAGGTGTGCCCAGGCAACAGTCGCAGGTGTGCCCAGGCAACAGTCGCAGGTGTGCCCAGGCAACAGTCGCAGGTGTGCCCAGGCAACAGTCGCAGGTGTGCCCAGGCAACAGTCGCAGGTGTGCCCAGACACCAGTTGCAGGTGTGCCCAGACACCAGTTGCAGGTGTGCCCAGACAACAGTTACAGGTGTGCCCAGGCAACAGTTACAGGTGTGCCCAGGCAACAGTTACAGGTGTGCCCAGACACCAGTTGCAGGTGTGCCCAGGCAACAGTTGCAGGTGTGCCCAGGAACCAGTTACAGGTGTGCCCAGACAACAGTCACAGGTGTGCCCAGGCAACAGTCGCAGGTGTGCCCAGGCAACAGTCGCAGGTGTGCCCAGGCACCAGTTGCAGGCAGACACCAGTTACAGGTGTGCCCAGACAACAGTTACAGGTGTGCCCAGACAACAGTTGCAGGTGTGCCCAGGCAACAGTTGCAGGTGTGCCCAGGCAACAGTTACAGGTGTGCCCAGGCAACAGTTGCAGGTGTGCCCAGACAGCAGTTACAGGTGTGCCCAGGCAACAGTTACAGGTGTGCCCAGGCAACAGTTACAGGTGTGCCCAGGCAAGAGTCAGGCCACAAGCCAATAAGAACTGTGGCCAAGAACACAGAGGAAGGGATGGTGTTCCATGCTGGTGATTATGGAAGCAGGTAG
- the LOC126061663 gene encoding uncharacterized protein LOC126061663 isoform X1, translating to MTPEGAVMTLVEERDVYAGNSYRCAQATVTGVPRQQLQVCPGNSYRCAQATVTGVPRHQSQVCPDNSCRCAQTAIAGVPRQQSQVCPDTSRRCAQTPVAGVPRQQSQVCPGNSRRCAQTTVAGVPRQQSQVCPDNSCRCAQTPVAGVTRHQSQVCPGNSRRCAQATVAGVPRQQSQVCPGNSRRCAQATVAGVPRQQSQVCPGNSRRCAQATVAGVPRHQLQVCPDTSCRCAQTTVTGVPRQQLQVCPGNSYRCAQTPVAGVPRQQLQVCPGTSYRCAQTTVTGVPRQQSQVCPGNSRRCAQAPVAGRHQLQVCPDNSYRCAQTTVAGVPRQQLQVCPGNSYRCAQATVAGVPRQQLQVCPGNSYRCAQATVTGVPRQESGHKPIRTVAKNTEEGMVFHAGDYGSR from the exons atgacccctgagggagctgtgATGACTTTGGTAGAGGAGAGAGACGTGTATGCAGGCAACAGTTACAGGTGTGCCCAGGCAACAGTTACAGGTGTGCCCAGGCAACAGTTACAGGTGTGCCCAGGCAACAGTTACAGGTGTGCCCAGGCAACAGTTACAGGTGTGCCCAGACACCAGTCGCAGGTGTGCCCAGACAACAGCTGCAGGTGTGCCCAGACAGCAATCGCAGGTGTGCCCAGGCAACAGTCACAGGTGTGCCCAGACACCAGTCGCAG GTGTGCCCAGACACCAGTCGCAGGTGTGCCCAGGCAACAGTCGCAGGTGTGCCCAGGCAACAGTCGCAGGTGTGCCCAGACAACAGTCGCAGGTGTGCCCAGACAACAGTCGCAGGTGTGCCCAGACAACAGTTGCAGGTGTGCCCAGACACCAGTCGCAGGTGTGACCAGACACCAGTCGCAGGTGTGCCCAGGCAACAGTCGCAGGTGTGCCCAGGCAACAGTCGCAGGTGTGCCCAGGCAACAGTCGCAGGTGTGCCCAGGCAACAGTCGCAGGTGTGCCCAGGCAACAGTCGCAGGTGTGCCCAGGCAACAGTCGCAGGTGTGCCCAGGCAACAGTCGCAGGTGTGCCCAGGCAACAGTCGCAGGTGTGCCCAGACACCAGTTGCAGGTGTGCCCAGACACCAGTTGCAGGTGTGCCCAGACAACAGTTACAGGTGTGCCCAGGCAACAGTTACAGGTGTGCCCAGGCAACAGTTACAGGTGTGCCCAGACACCAGTTGCAGGTGTGCCCAGGCAACAGTTGCAGGTGTGCCCAGGAACCAGTTACAGGTGTGCCCAGACAACAGTCACAGGTGTGCCCAGGCAACAGTCGCAGGTGTGCCCAGGCAACAGTCGCAGGTGTGCCCAGGCACCAGTTGCAGGCAGACACCAGTTACAGGTGTGCCCAGACAACAGTTACAGGTGTGCCCAGACAACAGTTGCAGGTGTGCCCAGGCAACAGTTGCAGGTGTGCCCAGGCAACAGTTACAGGTGTGCCCAGGCAACAGTTGCAGGTGTGCCCAGACAGCAGTTACAGGTGTGCCCAGGCAACAGTTACAGGTGTGCCCAGGCAACAGTTACAGGTGTGCCCAGGCAAGAGTCAGGCCACAAGCCAATAAGAACTGTGGCCAAGAACACAGAGGAAGGGATGGTGTTCCATGCTGGTGATTATGGAAGCAGGTAG